A single region of the Enterococcus mundtii genome encodes:
- a CDS encoding cysteine peptidase family C39 domain-containing protein, protein MGINSNLPWITHKKRNYFYLINKKNKKNKNLLLYPKKAKYFIFLNNIFIKVI, encoded by the coding sequence ATTGGTATTAATTCTAATTTACCATGGATCACGCATAAAAAAAGAAATTATTTTTACTTAATAAACAAAAAAAACAAAAAAAACAAAAATTTGTTGCTATATCCTAAAAAAGCTAAATATTTTATTTTTTTAAATAACATTTTTATTAAAGTTATCTAA